In the Patescibacteria group bacterium genome, AAATGCGATCTACTTCGGCCAGGTTATGAGACGACATAAAGATGGTGGCGCCGTTTTTTTGTTGTTGCTCCAAAATTCGATAAACCGCGTGTTGCAGCAGCGGGTCTAAACCAGATGTCGGCTCATCCAAAACAATCAGTTTTGGTTCGTGCATTAAGGTTAAAATGACCCCAAGTTTGCGTTTGTTGCCGGTAGAAAGGTGATGAAATTTGATTTTGGGATCAAAGTCAAAAGATTTGATGAGCTCTTTAAGTATTTTTGATTTACCATTTAGACCTTCACTAAAGTCAAAGTGATCTTGGCCGGTCCAGGCGTCGTTTAGGCGGACATCTGCGGGTAAGTAACCAATTTGTTTTTTAATTTCAGCGGAATTTTTTTGGGCATCAAGACCAAAGATTTTTATTTCGCCACTAGTAGGGTGAATAAAATCCATTATACAGCGAATAGTGGTGGTTTTGCCGGCGCCATTTGGGCCAAGAAAGCCAAACACTTCACCTTTTTCGACGTTAAAACTAATATCATTGATCGCTTTAACGGTACCAAAACTTTTTTTCAAATTTTTGACTTCTAAAATGGCCATTGCATTATCTTTCTATGAGTATAGATTATACAAAACCACGCATTGGTGTCAAATAAATAGGATGTGAACGCAAAAATTATTATGTCATTTCGACCCTACGAGGGTGTCAACCCGAGTGTGTTGGAGAAATCTGAGAATAAATCCCTTCCAGTCTTTTTTGAGATCTCTCCAACAGTTCGACAACGCTCACAGGGTCGAGATGACACCAGAATCTGGAATGACACCAAAAGCGGGAGGACATATGAGTCCTCCCCTACAACGGTCGTGACGCTAGCTGTTAATCAAAGTCTCAAGTTCTTTAACTTTTTGATCTACCAGTTCTTGAGATTTGGCTTCCACGTTGATGCGCAACAATGGTTCATTGTTCGAACCACGCACGTTAAAGCGCCACTCGCGGTCGTTATCTACCGATAATCCGTCAAAATGATCCAATTTATATTGGCCATACTGTGATTCAACTTTTTGCAAAACCGCTTTTTGATCTTTGACCGTAAAGTTGATTTCGCCCGAAATAAAATACTTTTCCCGAAATGGCTTAGCAAGCTCTGACAGTTTTTTGCCCTCAGAAACCATTTGCCAGATGATTAAGAACGGAATAAACCCGTTGTCGCAGTAGTAGAAATCTCTGAAGTAATGATGTGCCGACATTTCACCACCGTAAGGTGCGTTGTGCTCACGTACTTTTGAGCGTAGATAGATGTTGCCCACCTTGGCCATAACCGGTTCCCCGCCCATTTCTTTAATTACGTCTACCGTCGCCCACCATTGTCTAATATCGTAAGGAATTGGGCTTTTTGGATATAGCTCAAGAAAATATCGCGCTAAAATACCAACAATGTAGTATCCATCCACAAAATCGCCTAATTCATCATAAAAGAAACAGCGATCGCCATCGGCATCCCACGCCACGCCAAATGATACATCACTTTTCTTAATTAAATCGATGGTTTCTTGGCGCGTTTCTGGGCGCAGCGGGTCCGGACGGCCTTTCGGAAAATTACCGTCAGGTTCGGCATTTAGTGGCACCGGCTCAAATTTTACTTTTTCGAGCAATTTTTTATACGAGTAGCAAACCGAACCAAAATTAGGATTTAGGGCAATGCGCAGCGGTTTTAGTTTGGAAATATCGACAAATGACAGACATTTATTAAGGTAATCTTCCATAATGTCTTTTTGGGTAACGGTGCCGGCAACCGGAGCATCGGCGAACTGATTTTTAACCGCTAAATCGCAGACCTCGTTAACCCCGTTATCTCGCGTAAATGCCGCACCGCCTTTTAGGGCGAATTTTAACCCGTTGTATTCGGCCGGATTATGCGAAGCGGTTACAATTAAACTGGCGTCAAAATCATACGCGGCGGAAGCAAAATAGGACATGTCCGTGCCAATCATTCCAATGTCAACCACGTTCACACCGGATTTGGTTAGACCGGTAATAACAGCTTGCTTTAGTTCAGGGCCACTTAGGCGTACATCCATCCCTACTGCTACGGTTTTAGGATGGAAGAAAGTGGCAAAAGCCCGAGCCAGCCGTTCGTGCGAATCGGCGTTAACCTCGGTAGGATAAACCCCTCTAAAATCGGTGCGAAAAATAGCTGGATTAAAAGACATAGCGTCCTTTCTTCGAAAGGAAAATTCTAAGCACTAAATTCTAAATTCTAAACAAATTATAAATTAAAAAGTTTAAAAATTAAAAATTCAGATTTTGAA is a window encoding:
- a CDS encoding phosphomannomutase/phosphoglucomutase; translated protein: MSFNPAIFRTDFRGVYPTEVNADSHERLARAFATFFHPKTVAVGMDVRLSGPELKQAVITGLTKSGVNVVDIGMIGTDMSYFASAAYDFDASLIVTASHNPAEYNGLKFALKGGAAFTRDNGVNEVCDLAVKNQFADAPVAGTVTQKDIMEDYLNKCLSFVDISKLKPLRIALNPNFGSVCYSYKKLLEKVKFEPVPLNAEPDGNFPKGRPDPLRPETRQETIDLIKKSDVSFGVAWDADGDRCFFYDELGDFVDGYYIVGILARYFLELYPKSPIPYDIRQWWATVDVIKEMGGEPVMAKVGNIYLRSKVREHNAPYGGEMSAHHYFRDFYYCDNGFIPFLIIWQMVSEGKKLSELAKPFREKYFISGEINFTVKDQKAVLQKVESQYGQYKLDHFDGLSVDNDREWRFNVRGSNNEPLLRINVEAKSQELVDQKVKELETLINS
- a CDS encoding ABC transporter ATP-binding protein, with the translated sequence MAILEVKNLKKSFGTVKAINDISFNVEKGEVFGFLGPNGAGKTTTIRCIMDFIHPTSGEIKIFGLDAQKNSAEIKKQIGYLPADVRLNDAWTGQDHFDFSEGLNGKSKILKELIKSFDFDPKIKFHHLSTGNKRKLGVILTLMHEPKLIVLDEPTSGLDPLLQHAVYRILEQQQKNGATIFMSSHNLAEVDRICHRVAIIKQGKLIANESIDDLKQKRIHTATVHFADKFKKDDFASVGEIQEDLPDGFIIDVKGEIDPLIKKLNAYKVIDLEITHATLEEIFLEYYRDGGK